The sequence below is a genomic window from Sander lucioperca isolate FBNREF2018 chromosome 6, SLUC_FBN_1.2, whole genome shotgun sequence.
GCATTCAGTAGTTCTGTGAATCTGCTGATGAACAGTCCTCCCCTTCGCTTGTTCACTCGCTGACTCAGATGCTGTACGCATTGTTGAGCAAAAACatgcacgcaggcacacacacacacacacacacacacacacacaatgtggcCTTTACTTCCTCACACAATCTGCGTCCCTCACACACTTAAAGCTCAAAGGCCACAAAGTCTTTGTGTTTCAAAGGTGATTTGAAGTTGAAAATATTTCGTAACAACTGTACCCTGTGAGTAATACTGGCATTTTAAGAGAAATTGATTGAAAGGACAGCAAGTTAGACTCTAATTGGTtattttaatagaaaaatgtacatatgtaaaaggtagaaaaaatgttttactgagaaaaataaaaaggcgCAAAAGATATCTCAATGGAATCAGTGTACTTCTTAGGAACAGTATGTACATCCAGAACTGATGAGGTTAAAACAGACATCGACAATTTCCACATCCACCCAGTCCTCGACAAAGTAAGTCTGAAACCAGGCACATCAGTATTAACTGAATTTGTACATTTTTCGTCAGCATGCAACAGCATGACCCTGTGCCCAGTATACTCGTGACTGGCCTCCAACTGCTGGAGCAGCCATGTCATTTACAGGCACAAAGAACCtgtttgacagttttttttcctttaagtCTGTAAGTACTGATGGACTTGAGAGACCCCTCATACCTTGAAGGGATAATTCTGTATGTAACGCAGCAGAGGCCTCGGGAGTGGTAGCTGGTCGGGGCAGTCAGAGTGCCTGTTAATGACCAGGCGTGTGAGGTGCTGTAAGGAGGGGAGGCCCTGGGGCTTGTACACAGGCCGCTTCAGTTTTAACACCACAGATGTCTCCTGAATTGTCTGCTGAGAGGGTTTTGAAGGGGCCTCCTCCACCACCTTACCCTCCTCTGCTTTCCTCTCTGGTCCCATGTAGTGCTGCACCAGGCTGGGCACGTTGGGGAAGGACGACAGGCTGGGCCGGGCCGGGGAGCTGGAGTCAAGCAAAAACTGTGCGCCGTTGTACTGGATCCGTATACTGGTGGGACCGCGTGCAGTCCTGACCGAGAGGGTCAGCATGTACAGAGGGTGGCTGCTGTCTCGTACCAAAAAAGCTCCTTCAGATGCCTCTTGAAGTGCAGCATGGGCCTGTGCTGCAGTTACAGCTCCCCAGTACCATTCTAAACACACAGATTCCTAAATATTAGTCACTCTGAACAGTCTAAACAGTCTTTTTTACTGTCCTGTACGTTGCTTGATTTTACAGTTAACAGTCTGAAattaagtaattaaaaaaaaatctcttagAACAGAAGATAAAATGTGCCAAACTGCCAAAACTCTTATTTGTGGCTGTAAATGTGAAACAATTTTAATACTGTACCTGAATTTTCCAGATAGCAGAAGTTGCTGGCAATCGCCCGCAGGTCCTTTGTAGGGTCCCATAGCGGAGGGGTGCTTTGAAGGCAAGGAGTAGGAGGTACAGTTCCTTCCCGCATGCCCCGTGGGGCTTCAGTGGATGGAGCTGCGGGCAGAGGAGCTCTGGGACTGGAAATAAGatggaaaatatgttttaaaaaacacacacacaacaaaacagtTACAGTAGGCATTCCTCTTCCATATTAGTTTTTCTCAATCGATTTGGCACATTTACTGAAACAAACTTACAATTGTCAAAACTCTTAAGTACAATCCTCACACCACGTGGTGAATTAACttgtttcaaatgtaaatacagtaaatcCATCAATGAATACACCATTGCCGTCAAAACAAAAGGTTTATCATTTATCATTGCTTTGACCAAGACAGTCAAAATGAAAAGACATCTTGTCAAATAACAGCAGACTCTCAAAGTGTGATAGAAGTTACCCACTATGTAATATTGCCCAGTTGTTAACATTGTATATTGAGGCGCTGAATAGTATTGATGTCAGCCATTGCACACTATACTTtcaacaaaacatttatttctcaTTTTATGTACACACCAGCCAACTGCAAATATATAAAGAACgcttgtacaaaaaaaaacatatacaacACCAAAATTATCAGGAACTGCTGTACAATATGTGCAAGAAAAAAGACTTAGGCCATGGTTGATTACATGGTCTAAAATTGTTGCCTATATCTCATTTGATATTTCTCTGTGCCTTTGCCTTTCTCTGGCTCTTCCTTGTCCTCTGTGCCCGCCTCTCCCCCTCACCATACCACTCTCTCTAATGCCCCTTCTTCTTGCACAGGCAGGTTCTTgcccctgtctgtctcctgcaATATTCCACAGCTGTTCAGTCTTACCCTTGCAGTATAAATGTGTTTGAGAACTGATTGGTTATGAGTTTAAACTAAAAGATTGGACAGCATTTGCGTTTGATGCTCTAAATGCTCGAAATTGAATTGTTCCCCGTTTAGCCTAAATCTAGCCATCTGACAACTTTAACAACAATACCACATAATGTGTGTATCTTATATATGTGTGACAGGTTATTGGGATTGTTGGTTGCTCTTTTTAGCATGTACACAATGAACATGTGTATAGTTGCATTTGAGAGTAATATGATTCAATAGTAAATTAATGCAAACTATTTTGATCTGCAAGGCTTATTCAGTACATTTTGTGCCAATGCAATTATAAATGACTATTGTGAACAACTGACCTAATTTTCATATAAATAGTAATATAGGCTTGTTTGACAAAGTCGTACTTATGATTTTagaatcacatttttatttaattctgaTTTTGTGACATATTTTGTGTTAACTTGAGTTTTGTCTGTTATTGATGGCAATCTTTGTCAGGACACTCAGTAAGCCTTTCTtggttaaataaagtttaaataaaaaaagtaggCTGTATAATTAGGCTACTACTAATACTAGCCTATAAAGAAGTTTCTGAGTTTTTATAATTAACAGGCCTTTGCATTTGGAATTGGCAGACTTGAGTAAGAGGCAgtcgggaaaaaaaacaatgtataattAACACTCTTATTTAAAGACTTTAGATATGGCTTAACGCTACTAAAGAGTAGCTACATTACTTATACAGATTTAGATAAACTAGTTTGTATATGTTCTTAACACAGACAATAAAAGAGAAAACgcagaaacaaagaaaagtcGACTCACCCTGGTAAACAAAGAATCATGCTATTACTTGAATCCTCAGGGCTAAGATCCGATCAGTAGGCTATTTCTTCTTCAGAAATAAACGAAAACATATAGAAACTGAgctctgttttaaaaaaaaaaaaaacacctttacGAGAAAATTAGCTTTAACATCGGTAAGATATGACTATAAAAGAGCTCCGTGTACCCATAAAGACTCTGGTCCTGTAGTTTATGAACACTGGATTTAAACGTTCAgttgaaaatttaaaaactgaatttaaaacataaaattctCCGTAGCAGCGGGTTGGAGTGTGTTGTGGGATCCAAATGTGCGAAGGACAGAGTGTAAAGGCTTGGCTTTTAAAAATTACCGTTTCCTAGAAGTCTATTCTGAGAACAGCACCGGCGGCTCTGACGTCACACCGGCCGCACCAACTAGCCTACCATTCCGCTCCACCCGCTGCCGGTTGGTTGTCTCGCTCTGTGACAGGCAGCTTTAGCAGTTTTTGCTGGTAAAAGCAAAGCGGGGGTTTTTTACGTTTATTTCTCAGGATAACACCGTGCCAAGCCCCGTAATTTTTTCGGCTTATGTTTCGAGACTTATCTCTCTCCCGTTTTTACCCACTGGCTCCTGCCTTCGCTGAACTGGCTCACGCTCCCAGGAATCGCGCGGCAGCTTCTCCCTATTCGCTTTCCAGGAATAATTGCAGGGTTTGACTCCGCCCCGCCGGGCGGCCCTGACAGAGCCTTCTTTCTGGGAATTCACCGCCTCAACATTAAAGATAATAGGAATGCGCACAGGCTGTTTCCAGTAATATAGATTCCCCTCGATCCTGGTGGAAAAAAACGGCGAGAGGGTTTCTCGGAGTAGCCTAATTAGGCTCGAGAAAGCAAGTTGTTACTGTGACAAACTATAAAACGGGTTAACTCGACTGTTGGACCAGAGAAAAAGCCATTTTGTTCACGGTTTGTTCCACATTCTAACCATGGCTTGGATAAGGCTTGATTTGTTAAACCATGTGTTTCCAATAGGCTAGATGTCTGAGGTTGagaatgtaaaatatatttctgCTCAATAATCTCTTCTGGCATGTCTTTATAGAGAATCTATCAAGTATAATTCCACATCAGCTACTAGATTCAGGCCAAATAAGGGCTGCTGAATAATGGGCTAGCCTATGATGCTGGAGCTTCACACAAAATTGTTTAAGTTCTCAAAATGTTTATTCCAACAAAAGTCTGagccatctccctctctctctctctctcacactcacacacacacacacacacacacacacacacacacacacacacacacacacacacacacacacacaagtggtAGGAAAGAAAGCAAGACATGAAACTATTCTGTAGCCAGAAGAGCCTGCTCATCCCGACATCTCAACCTTTTCTAAGAAATCCTGATCCATGTCCTTTTTTTCTAAGAAGTCTTGTGGACTTTTATCTATCCCTGCTGGATGCAGTTgaacaaatatgtttttttaggtTCAGGACGATATAAAGTACACCACAATTATTTGTGTAAcccttattttcttttattctatGAATTATTCTGTAACCAGATTTTCTCTTTTGCTAAACCTGA
It includes:
- the cish gene encoding cytokine-inducible SH2-containing protein isoform X1, coding for MILCLPGPRAPLPAAPSTEAPRGMREGTVPPTPCLQSTPPLWDPTKDLRAIASNFCYLENSEWYWGAVTAAQAHAALQEASEGAFLVRDSSHPLYMLTLSVRTARGPTSIRIQYNGAQFLLDSSSPARPSLSSFPNVPSLVQHYMGPERKAEEGKVVEEAPSKPSQQTIQETSVVLKLKRPVYKPQGLPSLQHLTRLVINRHSDCPDQLPLPRPLLRYIQNYPFKV
- the cish gene encoding cytokine-inducible SH2-containing protein isoform X2 gives rise to the protein MREGTVPPTPCLQSTPPLWDPTKDLRAIASNFCYLENSEWYWGAVTAAQAHAALQEASEGAFLVRDSSHPLYMLTLSVRTARGPTSIRIQYNGAQFLLDSSSPARPSLSSFPNVPSLVQHYMGPERKAEEGKVVEEAPSKPSQQTIQETSVVLKLKRPVYKPQGLPSLQHLTRLVINRHSDCPDQLPLPRPLLRYIQNYPFKV